The Sandaracinus amylolyticus genomic interval CCGGTCGAGCTCGAGCCCCCGGTGTCGAGCCACGCGTGGAACGGTCTCGTGGTCGTCGGCGGGTTCCGCACCTGCGCGGGCGTGTTCGACTTCGGCGACGGGAGCGAGGAGGCGTGGTGCTGGGGCGGCGTGCCGCCCGAGGGACCGTGGGAGGACGGCGCGTGGCGCGAGGCGCCGCACCGCGAGCCGCTCGGAGATCGCGGGATCAGCGCGCTCGGCGCGACCCACGCGTGTGTGCTCGTGTTCGACGAGGTGACGCGCGCGTCGAGCCTGGAGTGCTGGGGCGCGAACGAGCACGGCGAGCTGGGCGTGCCGCCCGGCGAGGAGCCGCGCGGCGCGCGGGTGCGCGTCCCGTTCGCGCTCGAGAGCCCCTCGCACGTGTGCGTCGGCGGCGAGGTGCGGGTCGACGACGGGGTGGTCTCGTACGGCGCGCCGCACACCTGCGCGCTCGACGCGCTGGGCGTCGTCTGCTGGGGCGCCAACGATCGCGGGCAGTCCGGCGCACCGCCGAGCGAAGGGGCGCTGGCGCCGCGTCGCGTCGAGGGGCCCACGCAGGTCGCCGCGATCGCGTGCGGCGGCGCGCACACGTGCGCCGCGACCATGACGAACGAGCTCTGGTGCTGGGGCGCGAACGAGCACGGCCAGCTCGGCTCGCCCCCGTCCGAGCCCCGCGCGCCCCACCGCGTGACGCTGCGGTTCCGCTGATCTCGACGCGACCGAGCGGGGCTGGGGCGCAGCGCGCGGAGCGGCCGGGGTCGACAGGGGGGCGGGGAAGCGCGGAGCGGCCGGGGTCGACAGGGGGGCGGGGAAGCGCGGAGCGGCCGGGGTCGACAGGGGGGCGCGCGGAAGCGCGGAGCGGCCGGGGTCGACAGGGGGGCGGGGAAGCGCGGAGCGGCCGGGGTCGACAGGGGGCGGAGCCCCCGGGGAAACTCAGTGCGGGGGCGTCGCCGCGATGCCCTCGCGCGCGATGCGGCTCATGCGCGACGCCCACTCGATCGCGAGCCGCACCGCGTCGAGCTCCACGTGATCGAGCACCATCGCGATGGTGGGGCGGCGCGGATCCTGGGCGCGCACCATCGCCGCGAACGCGCCGCTCGCGAGGAGCAGATCCTGGATCTCGCGATCCTCGATCCACCGCACGCACCCCGCGGGCACGCTGCCCTGCTCGACCTCGAACACCGTGCGGAACTCCTCGGTGCCGACCCGCTCGAGCTCGCCCGCGTCCTCCGGCGGCTCGCGCCACACGGTCGCCGGCGCGAGCCGATCGGCCGCGTCGAAGCTCACCTCGAGCAGCGCGCGCGCGCTCACCTCGTCGCCCTCGGGCTCCCCGCCCGCCGAGCGCAGCACCCACGTCGCGTCGTCCTGCTCGCCGTGCAGCGAGAGCCGCCCGTCCTCGCCGATCCGCAGCTCCGCGTCGAGCAGGAGCGCGAGGTCCTCCCAGCGCGTGCGCTCGTCGCGCAGCCGCCGATGCTGCTCGAAGCGCACCGCCCCGTAGGCCGCGACGAGCAGGCCCACGAGCGAGAGCGCGACGAGCAGCACGGTGATCATCGCGCCGGTCGTCCTCCGCCCGCGCCGTCCGCGATGCGCGCGCTGCGGATGTAGTCGAGGTCCGGGAACTCCGCGCGCAGGTACGTGTTGCCCTCGCGCTGGATGCGCGCCTGGGCGGGGCCACGTCCGCTCGGCGCGCCCTCGCCGTAGCCGCTGTGGAGGCGGTCGACGGTCGCCATGTCGAGCACGCGACCGAAGGGCGCGAAGCCCATCCCGTCGAGCCGCGAGTTGTCGACGAGGTTGATGAAGAACTGGGTGGTGCGCGAGCCCGGGCCGGCCATCGCGTAGCTCACCATGCCGCGCGTGTTGTGCTGCACGACCGGGTCGTCGGGGATGCTCGCGCGCTGCCACGCGGCGGCGACGGTGGGGTTCCCGTGGATGCCGCCCTGGGCCATGAAGCCGTCGATGACGCGGAAGAACGCGACGTCGCCGAAGAAGCCCGCGCGCACGAGGTTGTAGAAGCGGTCCGCGCCGTTCGGCGCCCAGTCGCGGTGGACCTCGATGCGGATCGGGCCCTCGGTGGTGTCGAGCTCGGCGACGAACACGTCGGGGGCGCGCTCGGTGAGCTGCGAGGGGTTCATGAGGCGGGGATCGATCGCGGCCTGCGGCTGCGCCTGGACCTCGACGACCGGCGGATCTCCCGCGGGTCGCGCCGGGCCTTCGATCTGGACCGGGCGCTCGCGCGCGGGCACCTGCTCGGCGCGCTGCTCGCGATCCTCGGCCGACGCGCGCGTCGGCCGGAAGCTCGGCTCGTCCTGCCCACCACAGCCCGCGAGCGCGAGAAGCGCCGCGATGCTCACGAGGCGCGTCAGCGTCGCGAGCCGTCCGAAGTTCGTTCCACGATTCACGGTGATCACCCGACCGAGATAGCAGAACGCGCGACGAGTCGCCTCGCGACCGCGGGGCGATGCACCGCGATGTAGGCGCGCCGATCGCGGGATCACCCCGCGGCGGCTCAGCCCGCGAGCGGGGCGCCGGTCTTCGCGCGCAGCTCGTCGATCGTGACCCCCGGGGCCGCCTCCACGAGGCGGAACCCCTCGCGGGTCACGTCGATCACCGCGAGCTCGCTGATGATGCGGTTCACGCAGCCCTTCGCGGTGAGCGGGTACGTGCACGACGCGACGAGCTTGGGCTCGCCCTCCTTCGTGACGTGCTGCGTCATCACGAGGATGCGGCGGGCGCCGCTCGCGAGATCCATCGCGCCGCCGATGCCCATCACCTTGCCGCCGGGGATCGCCCAGTTCGCGAGGTCGCCGTTCGACGCGACCTGCATCGCGCCGAGGATCGCGAGGTCGACGTGGCCGCCGCGGATCATCCCGAAGCTCAGCGCGCTGTCGAACGTCGAGCCGCCGGGCACCACCGTGACGGTCTGCTTGCCGGCGTTGATGATCTGCGAGTCCTCTTCGCCTTCGTAGGGGAACGGCCCCATGCCGAGCAGGCCGTTCTCGCTGTGGAACCAGACGCCGAGCTCGTCGGGGAGGTAGTCGGCGACGAGCGTCGGCAGGCCGATGCCGAGGTTCACGATGCTGCCCGGCTCGATCTCGCGCGCGGCGCGCTCGGCCATCTGCTCCTTCGTCCACGGCATCGCTCAGGCGCTCCTCTTGCGGACGGTGCGGTACTCGAAGGGATCCTCGTGCTCGCGCACCTCGAGCACGTGGTGCACGAAGATGCCGGGCAGGTGCACGTCGTCGGGATCGATCGCGCCGAGCGGCACGATCTCGTCGCACTCGACGATCGTCTGCTTCGCGGCGCTCGCCATGATCGGCGAGAAGTTGCGGGCGGTCCGCCAGAAGCGCGCGTTGCCGAACGCGTCGGCGCGGCGCGCGCGGATCAGCGCGAAGTCGGCGGGCAGCGCGCGCTCCATCACGTAGGTGCGCCCGTCGAAGTCGCGCGTGTCCTTGCCCTCGGCGACGACGGTGCCGACGCCGGTGGGCGTGTAGAACGCGGGGATGCCCGCGCCCGCGGCGCGCATGCGCTCGACGAACGTGCCCTGCGGCACGATCTCGACCTCGACGGTGCCCGCGGCCATCGCGCGGTGCAGCGCCTCGTTGGTCCCGATGTACGAGCCGATGAAGCGGCGCACGATGCCCGCTTCGAGCCACGCGTTGAGGCCCTTGCCGAGGTTGCCCGCGTTGTTGCTGATCAGCGTGAGGTCGCGGACGCCGCGCTTCACCACGCCGGCGATCAGCGCCTCGGCGTTGCCGCAGAGACCGAAGCCGCCGACCATGATCCGCGCGCCGTCGAACAGCGGCGCGAGCGCCTCGTCGACGCTGCTGCGCACCTTCGCGCGGTGCCTCCCCGGAGAGACCGTCGTCATCCGCGCCAACATATCGCGAGCGACGGCACGAACCAGCGTGCGCGCGGCGTTCGCTCACGCGCGAGGCGCGACCTCGACGGAGGTCTCGTGATCGGGCGCGAGCAGCGCGAGGAGGCGCGCGCCCTCATCGGTCACCGCGCGGCGCACGTCCTTCTGCACGCGGCCGAACGTCGCGACGTGCAGCACGGCGTGCTTGCGCTCGCGCTCGAGCCGCCACGTCGCGCCGACGAAGCCGTCGATCAGCACCGCGGCGGGCACGAGGCCGTTGGGCACGTCGTTGATCACCTTGCGGCGCTCGTCGGACACGATGCGCGCGCGCTCGGCGTGCGAGAGGAGCACGTTGTCGAACTGCGGGAGGAAGCGCACCGGCGCGGGCACGTCGGGAGCGGGACGGGGCGCGTCGTCGAGGTCGAAGAGCTCGCGACCGCGCTCGTCGTGGAAGACGCGCAGCGAGGGACGGAGACGCTCGAAGACGTCCTTGAGCGACGCGAGCCCGGACCACGTCTGCGCGTCGAGCGCGCTCGCAGGACCGAACGCGGCGAGGTAGCGCAGCACGAGCCGATCGAGCGAGAGCGCGTCGGGATCGAGCGCACGACCGAGCCACTGCTCGGCCGTGGTGTGCTTCGCCTGGCCCTTGCCGCCCCAGAGGCCGCGCGGCGGGACCTGCACCAGCGCGAGCTTGGTGCGCGCGACGGCGGCGAGCGATGCAGGGTCGCGTTCGGGCCATCGCTCGGCGAGCTCGGCGCCGAGCTCCGCGAAGGTGCGCGCGCGCTCTTCGACGAGGGCGCGCGCGTGCGCGGCGATCGCGTCGCGATCGAGCCCGGCGACACGCCGGCCGTACACGCCGTCGAACGCGCGCTCGAGCATCGGCTGCAAGAGCGGGCGCAGGGCGAGCGCGTCGCGCGCGGACACGAGGTGGATCGTCGAGCGCATCACCGCGATCCGCACGGCCTCGCGATCCGCGACGTGCGCGGAGAGCGAGTCGGTGCGGAAGGCACGCGATCGCGTCCACAGCGCGACGTAGGGATCGTTCGGCTGCTGCGCCTGGAGCCCGACGAGGTGCTCGACGAGCGCGAGCGGGGACAGGCTCGTGGGCTCGAGCAGGTGCTGCCTCGCGAGGAGCGCGCGGTTGAGCGCACGGGTGTCGAGGACCTCGGGCATGGCGGGACGATGCGCGATCACGATGACAGTTGTCTGACAGTTTTCGCCCGGGCGATGCTGTGGTCGATGGCACGACCTTCGCTGAGCGGCCCCGCCATGACTCGTCTCGTCCGGCTCCTGCCGCTCGTCCTCGTCGCCCTGCTCGCGCTGACCGGCTGTCATCGACGCGCCCGCGCCACCGCCACCGTCGCACAGCCCGCGACCAGCGGCGGTGTGGTCGCCACGTCGATCTCGCACCGGCACTACCGCAACCTCCTGCGCATCGCGAGCCGGGACACGCAGTGCCATCACCGCGAGCTGTCGGCCCAGGAGGTCTCGCCGGGGATCTTCTCGATCTCGGGGTGCGGTCAGCTGCGCGACTACGTGATGGTGTGCAGCGGTCGGCGCCACTGCCGCTGGGTCGGCATCCAGCCGGTCGAGGCGGTCGCGATCGCGGAGACGCAGTGCGCGACGGGTCAGGTCGTGGTGCAGCCGACGGGGCCGCTGTCGCGCACGGTGAGCGCGTGCGGGCAGACGCTCCAGTACGCGCTGGCGTGCGCGCCGGGCGCCTGCGCGTGGTCGCGCGGGGCGGTCGCGGGCGGCGTGGTGATGCAGACCGAGCCGGGGACCGCGGTGATCGTGGTGCCGGACGCGTACGCGTCGCCGTCGCAGCAGGTGCAGGTGCAGGAGGCGTCGACCGCGGGCGTGGTGGGCGACGAGTCCGCGGACGTGGTGCAGATCGATGCGGCGGGGACGCTGCAGTCGCTGCTCGCGACGCAGATCGCGGCGATTCGTCAGTGCACGGGCGGCGCGCCGGTGACGCTGGCGATCCGGTGGACGGCGCAGGGTCAGGTCGGGGTGGCGCTCGCGCCGCCGCACGCGGGGACGCAGGTCGAGGCGTGCGTGCAGGCGGCGGTGGGCAGCGTGGTCCTGCAGGGCGTGTCGGGGCCGGGGCAGGTCCAGGCCTCGTTCTGATCGCTGGCGAGCGCGGTGTGGATCGGCGCGGGCGCGAAGAGCGGCCGCGCCGATTCGCGTTTGAAGACCGGCGAGGGTCGCAGCGTCTGGAGCTTCACCGGGATCGCGGCGCGAGGATCGAGAACGCGAGTTCGTGACGGTCTGTCGCGATCCGTGCTCGCGCGTTCACGCGCGACGGGGTCACTCGCAGCTCGGGTCGTCGGGCACGAACGTGCGGCCGTCGAAGCGCAGGTCGGTGCGACACCGCGGCCGGCGGCGGCCGTTCGCGAGCAGGTCGGTGATGCGCATCCGGATCGCGGGCGGCGTGGTGCGTCGCAGGACCACCGAGCGCAGCGTGCCGCCCACGTCGCTGCGATCGGGGCCCGCCTCGGTCTCGACGCGCACCACCGCGTCGAACGCGACGACGACCTCGTCGCCGATCACGTGCAGGTACATCAAGCGGCGCGACACGAAGCGCGGGTCGTAGCTGCCGCGCACGTCGACGTGCTCGATGCGCGCGAGGTCGTGGCCGATGCCGGGCAGCGTCTCGGCGCGCATCACGACGACGCCGGGGCGATCGTCGTACGTGCCGTCCCAGCCGCGGTCGATCTCGACGTCGACGCGTCCGACGAGCGACCACGCGCCGCCGCGGCATCGCAGCACGAAGAGGCCGGTGCGAGGCGCGCCGAGCTCCTCGTCGAGCTCGGAGATCAGCGAGTCGATCGCGAGCACGGCCTCGGCGGGGCTCGCTCCGTCGAGCTCGATCGTCGCGACACGCGTCGTCGCGTGCTCGTCGTCGACGACGATCCCTTCGCGACGCGCGGCGGGCACCGCGGGCCACAGCGTCTCGAACGTGGGCGCGGCGCACGCCGGCTGCGCCGACGCGAGCGATGGGATCGTGGCGACGAGCACGGTCGCGAGCGAGAGCGCGCGCGTCATCATGCGCTCTCGACGATCGCGTCCTCGATCGCGCGCAGGCCGCGCAGCAGCTCGTCCTCCGTGATCACCAGCGGGGGCGCGACGATCAGGGTGCGGATGCGCGCGTTCGGGTGCGTGTACACGCGGCGCGCGTCGAGCGCCTTCGAGAGCCTCGTGAAGCGCGCGGCATCGCCCGCGATCTCGAGCCCGGCGAGCAGGCCCATCGCGCGCGTCTTCGTGATCGTCTCGCCGCGGCGATCCTGCATCGCGGCGATCTCCGCGCCCATGCGCGCGCCGAGCACGGCGGCGCGCTCGACGAGCTTCTCGTCCTCGTAGACGCGCACCGCCTCGAGCCCGGCCGCGACGCCGATCGGGTGCCCGTAGAACGTCAGGCCCGCGAGCAGCACGCGATCCTCGAACAGCTTCGCGATGCGCTCGTGGACGAGCACCGCGCCGAGCGGCGCATAGCCGCCCGTGAGGCCCTTGCTGATCGTGATCAGATCCGGCGTCGCGCCGAGGCGCTCGAAGCCGTACCAGCTGCCGAGCCGCCCGAAGCCGTCGAGCACGCAGTCGGCGACGAGCACGATGCCGTGGCGATCACACGCGCCGCGCACGCCCGACCAATACCCGGCGGGCGGGACGAGCGCGCCGTTCGCGCCCGGCACCGGCTCGAGGAAGATCGCGGCGATCGTCTCCGGCCCCTCGAGCTCGATGGTGCGCGCGATCGCGCTCGCATCGGCGCCACCTTCGATCACGCGCGCGCCGCCGGGCAGGCGCGACTCGTACTGATCGAGCACGTGCACCACGCCCGCGAGGCCCGGCTCGAGCGGCGGACGGCGGTGATCGCCCGAGAGCGTCAGCGCGCCCATCGTCGCGCCGTGGTAGCTGCGGTAGCGCGAGATCGCCTTGTGACGTCCGGTCGCGAGCCGCGCGATCTTGAGCGCGTTCTCCACGGCCTCGGCGCCGCCGAGCGTGAAGAACACCTTGGTGAAGCCGGGCGGCGCGTGCTCGAGCAGCTTGCGCGCGAGCGCGTCCTTCGCGGGATAGCCGCCGCTCGGCACCGTGAGCAGCAGCTCGTCGCACTGGCGCTTCATCGCGTCGATCACGCGACGGCAGCCGTGACCGAGGTTCGCCTGGTAGCTGAGGCTGCCCATGTCGAGCCAGCGCTCGACGCGCTCGCCCTCGCGCACGTCGAACGACGCGCCCTCGCCGCCGACGATCTCGACCGGCTTCGCGCCGCGCTGCGCGGACCACGTGAAGAAGAACGGATGCTCGCTCATACGCAGTTCGCGCGAGCGTAGCGCGCCGAGGCGCGGCGAGACGCGCGCTCACGCACGCTCGAGCGCGCGTCGATCCCACCCGGCGAGCGTCGCCGCCGCGGCGTACGTCGTCTCGCAGAAGCGCGTGAGCGTGCGCTCCGGCGATCGCGATCGACGCACTGCTTCGTAGGGCAGGACCCACTCGCGGAGCGCGTCGCTGTAGGACGCGTCGCGCGGCTCGACCGGCGCGTCGCGATAGCCCTGCGGCTCGGGGTACGCGTACGCGTAGAACGCGGCGTCGTCGTAGCCCGGACCACCGGGCCACATGCCGACGCTCGTGACCTCGTGCGAGTACGCCTCGACCGCGACGGAGCGCGCGAGGTTCGGCGCGCCCGGGTGCTCGGGCGCGGTGCGCCCGGAGAAGCGCGTGCTCGCGAGATCGAACGCGCCCCAGAAGAAATGAGTCGGGCTCACTTTTCCGACCCAGCGCGACTCGAACGCGTCGATGACGGCCTGCGACGAGACCAGCGCGCGCCAGAAGCGCGCGGCCGCGTCTCCGTCGTACGTGCAGTGCCGGTCGTCGAGCTCGAAGGGCGTGCGGTCCTCCACCTCGACCGGCGTGCTCCACACCGCGGCGTCGCACCCGAGCTCGCGGAGCGCGTGCATCACGCGATCGTAGAAGCGCGCGACGCTCTGCGACGCGAGCGGGAGCTCGCGGGTCTCGCCGAGCGTCGTCGCGATGCGCAGCCGGTGATCGACGAAGTCGAAGTCGATCTGCAGCCCGCCGCCGCGATACGGCACGAGGGACGTCGTGAGCCCGCGCGCGCTCGCGTAGAGCGGCACGTGCCACCAGTGGTTGCGCGGCGGCGCGAGGCCCATCCGGATCTTGCCGACCACCTGCGTGAAGCGATGCAGCGTCTCGCAGGTGGGTCGCCACGCCGCGAAGGGGATCGCGGGCCACGCGTGATCGCGCCAGCGATCGGCGGTGCGCTCGACGTCCTGGGTCTCCATGCGGGGCCATCTAGGGGCGACCCGTGCACGATCGACCGGACCCCTATTGACCAAGGGTCATCTCGCGTGGTCGAGTCCGTTCGTTGCGATCGCAACGTTTGCTCGCAGCAACGAGGTGCCTCGTGCCGACGCGCTTCTCTTCTTCCTTCTTTCGTTCCGCGCTCGTGGTGCTGCTCGTCTTCGCGACGTTCGCGTGCAGCGGTGGTGGCTGCTCGGGGTGCGCGGGGTGCGGCATCGCGCCGATTCCAGGTGGCTTCCCGATCGCGCAGCAGATCCCGAACGCCGCGCAGGTGCGCCTCTCGTCGAGCGCGATCGCGTTCATCGAGGAGAACGTCGGCGCGATCCTGCCGCGCGTGCTGCCCGACGGGCTCGACTTCCCGGTCGAGCGCGGGGATCAGGGCGCGGCGATCATCTGCAGCTCCGATCCGACCGCAGGCGACGGCATGACCGACTGCTTCGCGCACATCGAGGTCGACTCGCTCGACCTCGAGCCGGTCGAGGGGACGAACCAGCTGAACGCGCACGTGCGCGCGATCGCCGAGAGCCGCGACGAGACCGGCGTGGTCGCGGCGTGGCAGGTGCGCGTGCTCGCGTCGGAGTGCTTGCTGACGATCGACACGCGCGGTGGCGATCGACCGTACGTCGGCGTGCGCGCCGAGCTCGCGCTCGAGGAGATCGATCGCGAGGCGCGCGCCGGCGCGACGAAGCTCGCGGTGCGCTCGATCGGCGTCGTCGAGGACGAAGGTGTCGAGCCGAACGACTTCTCGATCACGCACCTCAACTGGTGGGACGGCGGGCCGATCGCGTGCGGCATCGCGAACACCGATCTCGTGCGCGGCGCGATCGCGGGCACGATCACCAACGCGGTGCAGGGGCTGTTGAACGGCGCGCTGTCGGAGCAGCTCTGCACGCGCCGCGGCGAGCTCGGGTGTCCGACCGGCACGCACGATCGCGGCGACACCGCCGCGGACGCGATCTGTTACTACGACCCCGCGCCGCCGAGCGAAGGGGCCGACGAGTGCGTGCCCACGC includes:
- a CDS encoding RCC1 domain-containing protein encodes the protein MLRNPTLLLLVFALGCTFELNGPTPRIDAGPDEITCEQAGDCVIGIVAAGQRHTCVAVDQDAVCFGENAHGQSRPEVRDAIAAMGRVDQRVDSWGGRPTLSAGMAQTCATYSGYPICWGREDVVGGAPSPRLVARGDGVWNGIESGTLHQCWTQDVFDDAGVPERHLRCSGAWDGLRFGVAAPEPVELEPPVSSHAWNGLVVVGGFRTCAGVFDFGDGSEEAWCWGGVPPEGPWEDGAWREAPHREPLGDRGISALGATHACVLVFDEVTRASSLECWGANEHGELGVPPGEEPRGARVRVPFALESPSHVCVGGEVRVDDGVVSYGAPHTCALDALGVVCWGANDRGQSGAPPSEGALAPRRVEGPTQVAAIACGGAHTCAATMTNELWCWGANEHGQLGSPPSEPRAPHRVTLRFR
- a CDS encoding CoA transferase subunit A, with the translated sequence MTTVSPGRHRAKVRSSVDEALAPLFDGARIMVGGFGLCGNAEALIAGVVKRGVRDLTLISNNAGNLGKGLNAWLEAGIVRRFIGSYIGTNEALHRAMAAGTVEVEIVPQGTFVERMRAAGAGIPAFYTPTGVGTVVAEGKDTRDFDGRTYVMERALPADFALIRARRADAFGNARFWRTARNFSPIMASAAKQTIVECDEIVPLGAIDPDDVHLPGIFVHHVLEVREHEDPFEYRTVRKRSA
- a CDS encoding peptidylprolyl isomerase, coding for MNRGTNFGRLATLTRLVSIAALLALAGCGGQDEPSFRPTRASAEDREQRAEQVPARERPVQIEGPARPAGDPPVVEVQAQPQAAIDPRLMNPSQLTERAPDVFVAELDTTEGPIRIEVHRDWAPNGADRFYNLVRAGFFGDVAFFRVIDGFMAQGGIHGNPTVAAAWQRASIPDDPVVQHNTRGMVSYAMAGPGSRTTQFFINLVDNSRLDGMGFAPFGRVLDMATVDRLHSGYGEGAPSGRGPAQARIQREGNTYLRAEFPDLDYIRSARIADGAGGGRPAR
- a CDS encoding DUF5996 family protein, giving the protein METQDVERTADRWRDHAWPAIPFAAWRPTCETLHRFTQVVGKIRMGLAPPRNHWWHVPLYASARGLTTSLVPYRGGGLQIDFDFVDHRLRIATTLGETRELPLASQSVARFYDRVMHALRELGCDAAVWSTPVEVEDRTPFELDDRHCTYDGDAAARFWRALVSSQAVIDAFESRWVGKVSPTHFFWGAFDLASTRFSGRTAPEHPGAPNLARSVAVEAYSHEVTSVGMWPGGPGYDDAAFYAYAYPEPQGYRDAPVEPRDASYSDALREWVLPYEAVRRSRSPERTLTRFCETTYAAAATLAGWDRRALERA
- a CDS encoding aminotransferase class III-fold pyridoxal phosphate-dependent enzyme, with translation MSEHPFFFTWSAQRGAKPVEIVGGEGASFDVREGERVERWLDMGSLSYQANLGHGCRRVIDAMKRQCDELLLTVPSGGYPAKDALARKLLEHAPPGFTKVFFTLGGAEAVENALKIARLATGRHKAISRYRSYHGATMGALTLSGDHRRPPLEPGLAGVVHVLDQYESRLPGGARVIEGGADASAIARTIELEGPETIAAIFLEPVPGANGALVPPAGYWSGVRGACDRHGIVLVADCVLDGFGRLGSWYGFERLGATPDLITISKGLTGGYAPLGAVLVHERIAKLFEDRVLLAGLTFYGHPIGVAAGLEAVRVYEDEKLVERAAVLGARMGAEIAAMQDRRGETITKTRAMGLLAGLEIAGDAARFTRLSKALDARRVYTHPNARIRTLIVAPPLVITEDELLRGLRAIEDAIVESA
- a CDS encoding CoA transferase subunit B, giving the protein MPWTKEQMAERAAREIEPGSIVNLGIGLPTLVADYLPDELGVWFHSENGLLGMGPFPYEGEEDSQIINAGKQTVTVVPGGSTFDSALSFGMIRGGHVDLAILGAMQVASNGDLANWAIPGGKVMGIGGAMDLASGARRILVMTQHVTKEGEPKLVASCTYPLTAKGCVNRIISELAVIDVTREGFRLVEAAPGVTIDELRAKTGAPLAG
- a CDS encoding winged helix DNA-binding domain-containing protein: MPEVLDTRALNRALLARQHLLEPTSLSPLALVEHLVGLQAQQPNDPYVALWTRSRAFRTDSLSAHVADREAVRIAVMRSTIHLVSARDALALRPLLQPMLERAFDGVYGRRVAGLDRDAIAAHARALVEERARTFAELGAELAERWPERDPASLAAVARTKLALVQVPPRGLWGGKGQAKHTTAEQWLGRALDPDALSLDRLVLRYLAAFGPASALDAQTWSGLASLKDVFERLRPSLRVFHDERGRELFDLDDAPRPAPDVPAPVRFLPQFDNVLLSHAERARIVSDERRKVINDVPNGLVPAAVLIDGFVGATWRLERERKHAVLHVATFGRVQKDVRRAVTDEGARLLALLAPDHETSVEVAPRA